The Elaeis guineensis isolate ETL-2024a chromosome 13, EG11, whole genome shotgun sequence genome includes a region encoding these proteins:
- the LOC105055890 gene encoding homeobox-leucine zipper protein HOX19, whose translation MDQEDMCHPGLALGLGIGGRSGSSNDHNRRREPCSSFSIPTPREPSLTLSISDDAYGASNMPKAEAHKASEEERPPARISSPHSVVSPFSAAYPPHIKRERDAGCEEAEMERLSSRASDEEEDGSARKKLRLTKEQSALLEDRFKEHSTLNPKQKQALAKQLNLRPRQVEVWFQNRRARTKLKQTEVDCEFLKRCCETLTDENRRLQKELQELKALKFAQPLYMQFPAATLTMCPSCESISGGASDGSKGGGGAGPFMVAKPKPRFFNPFTHSATF comes from the exons ATGGACCAAGAAGATATGTGTCACCCCGGTCTCGCCCTTGGATTGGGCATTGGTGGGAGGAGCGGCTCATCCAACGATCACAATCGGCGACGAGAACCATGCTCATCTTTCTCAATTCCGACGCCTCGCGAACCATCACTCACCTTAAGCATCTCCGACGATGCGTATGGGGCGAGCAACATGCCAAAAGCTGAGGCTCACAAGGCGAGCGAGGAGGAGCGGCCGCCGGCACGGATATCGTCGCCTCATAGCGTGGTCTCGCCCTTCTCCGCTGCATATCCTCCACACATCAAGAGGGAAAGGGACGCAGGGTGCGAGGAGGCGGAGATGGAGAGACTGTCCTCCAGGGCTAGTGATGAAGAAGAGGATGGTAGTGCTAGAAAGAAGCTGAGGCTTACCAAGGAGCAGTCCGCCCTTTTAGAGGACAGGTTTAAGGAGCATAGTACCCTCAATCCA AAACAAAAACAAGCGTTAGCCAAACAATTGAATCTCCGACCGAGACAAGTGGAAGTATGGTTTCAGAATAGGAGAGCAAG AACTAAGCTGAAGCAGACCGAAGTTGATTGCGAATTCCTTAAACGGTGCTGCGAAACGCTGACGGACGAGAACAGGAGGCTACAGAAGGAGCTACAGGAGCTCAAGGCCCTCAAATTTGCACAGCCGCTCTATATGCAATTTCCTGCAGCCACCCTCACCATGTGCCCTTCATGCGAGAGTATCAGCGGCGGTGCCTCCGATGGCTCCAAAGGCGGCGGCGGTGCCGGACCTTTCATGGTGGCCAAGCCAAAACCTCGTTTCTTCAATCCTTTTACCCATTCAGCAACATTCTAG